The genomic DNA TTGTTATGACAATGCAGTTGCTGAGAGTTTTTTCAAGACACTGAAGAGCGAGTTAATATATCAGGAAGGTAAATACAACACTCGCAAGGAAGCGAGGATGAGTATTTTTGAGTATATTGAGTGTTATTAT from Flexistipes sp. includes the following:
- a CDS encoding IS3 family transposase, producing the protein CYDNAVAESFFKTLKSELIYQEGKYNTRKEARMSIFEYIECYYNSKRTHSAIEYNTPREKLELYYKEMEQCA